Within the Arachis duranensis cultivar V14167 chromosome 10, aradu.V14167.gnm2.J7QH, whole genome shotgun sequence genome, the region tctttcaaaaaatcattttcagcttttAGAATAGCAATTTGAGACTCAAGATCTTGATTTTCTCTTAGGAAGCATCTAATCTTTTCAGAAAGGTGATCTATCATgagatgaaggtcttcagtgtcAGGGTTAGGGAAAACTACCTGTTCCACGTGATCTGCCATGAGGCAAGTTTGAGACTTGGTTTCagattcttcatcttcatcataaTCGTTTTCCAAGTTTTTCCAAGAATCCATGAGTTCCTTCTTCCTTCCTTCTTTCggcttctcttctttcttcagtTTGGGGCAATTAGATTTGAAGTGTCCAGCCTCTTTGCATTTATAGCAGATCACTTTGCTGAGATCCTTCTTCCTTGAGTTGCTTCCTTTGTTTCTTTCCTTCATTTTTACCATTTTTCTGAATTTCTtagcaaacaaaataaaatcattttcagaagagttatcactggattTATTATCCAGAGGGTTAGTAACAGATTTGAGAgatattcctttcttttttgtatcttttttcAAGTATGTGTGTTCAAAAGCAAGTaaatttcctctcaaatcatcataaGTCATGGAATCAAGACCACTACTCTCAGATATCACTATTGTCTTAGTTTCCCATTCTTTTGTAAGacttttcaaaattctcttCATAAGCACAGATTCTGGATTTGTGATccccatagcatccaagccattgatgatgatgttgaatcttTCAAACAATTCATCTATcatttctccttccttcattgagaACATTTCATACTCTCTGTTTAGCATGTCTATTCTAGTCTTCTTCACTAGAGTTggtccttcatgagtgatttgaagtttgtcccagatttcctttgctGTTGTGCATCTTGATACCCATCGGTATTCCTCGAAACTGATTGTACAGTTGAGCAAGTTGATAGCCTTGGCATTGAGCTCCACCTTTTTTCTGTCTTCTTCAGTCCAACTGCCTTCACCTTTGAGAGAAACCACACCATCAGCTcttgtagtggttggaaattgACGACCTTCGAAGATTATTTTCCAGAGTCTATAATCTACTGATTGAATAaagatcttctttcttttcttccaatAAGTGTAGTTCTTTCTATTAAAGAGAGGAggtctattgcttgatttctcTTCTGTCAGAGTATAGGCCACCAGGTTCAAGCCACTATTATCTGTCATCAagatcttttctccaagctgcaaaacttgatctctttgagaccacgctctgataccaattgatggtaatCAGTgactaagagaaggggggttgaatcttagcccttTTTTCTTGAGAACACTTTCTGCTTTTTATGAATGCTTTAGgaaatatttcttatttttgtctcgtaactagtcaagagacattttctttttgtctcgtaaccAGTCAGGAGATATTTTGCAATTTTGTCTCCTAGGCAACAGaatcagaaatggagtagaagagagagagagaatcacaCCAAGAAGTATCCTGGTTCAACTGCTAACtacaatgcagcctacatccagtctctatcacaataatgatggaatttcactataatcatacagattacaaacaccaattctccctaggaactacccttcctatctgggacaagtccaTAATCTATTCCCAATCctaaacttgacttggtcacctaCCAAGCTATCAACtactaagtgctaacccaactttcAAGggaattcccacagaatcatgatacacaacacagatgtacaaaggacctctaagacacctatggctttttctttaattttgtacaCTTTGCCGTATTTTACTCACtgactttttcttacaaacctcactgtttgcctttttcaccatgagactcagacagacaaaactaaagaaaatataaaatgaaacaCATTGAAGGAGAATAACTTCTATTAGCTTGGGTAGCTATGACAACTCTATGTTGTCTCTCCTTGTCTCAAACCTTGGccgttcacccttattatagaagggaAAGCTTTCAAAGTTGAAACGGTTCAACcgagccaacttcttcttcttcaacactaATACCAGTTCAAACAGAGAGTCGAGAGAGGGAATCGAAAgcaaaaaccaacatgcaattacctctctCTCATCCCTTCTCATCAAGCTTCATCAATCTGAGCCTTCTATCTtgacttggtccccaagaagaATTTCTGACCCTTGATGAACACTTGATCCTTGACAGTTTCATCTGCTCCACTTATGCTTCCTCCTCCATGTAGCTACAGTAGCTACCTTCTATGTTGgatgaacaaaaaatagaaacgAGCCATATCATAGGGATCTTCTTCTCTGACCAAATTGGATTGCTACCATTTTTAGGCATAGAGATCTTGAGGTTTCTTCACCACATCTTGCCATTAGTGGTAAAGATCTCAGTCACACCATACCTTGGATCTTCTTTTTGCTAAGGCTATTATCATCTTAGCCTCTTGTTTATTCATAGCTTTTCTGTAATTTTTCTGATAGTTTGCTTCAATCCTTTTTTCCTGTTAGACATGAccgaaagagagagaagagagaagagagaaaagctTTCAATGTAATTGatgaatgaaattaaaatgaGTTAATTTTTCACTCCCTATGTATAGTAACGTATAACTCATTAAAAGCAACCAAATCAATTTCAACTTTCTCTTTCCTATTACTAATGCAATTAAATCCATTTAATTAGATTTGAATTCCATTCAAAGAGGGGAGTGGGTAACCGAGGAAAGCATGCATCAatgctttcttttttcttccaaTTTTCGGACCAAGCCTTTGTTGGTATTATAACAAGGATTAATTAGGCTTGCTCAATAAATTTTGGCCTAACTAACATAATAATTCAGCCACACATCATCTAGCATTTTCGCACAAAGCTGAATATTATCATCACATTGggctttgtttaatttttggtcCAGTCACACAATCTGCACACAACAAAATTGTTAATCAACCAAATTATCATTACAATACAATTAAGTTAacaattttgtattttaatccctttttaattaatgtttgatcattataataatttggagttttcaaaactcaacaaatttatatatgtttcaagaaaaaaatatgataatttaatttttgaattaagtTGGAATGAACTATATACTTTTTGTAGGGATGAGTCTTTTAATATAATAAGCTTTTatgatattaattttataataaaatgagATGAgacattaatatatttttttaatcaaaaataGGAAGATTCGAACTCGTAACCTTTTAGAtgagtatgaaaagattatgttatttgagttataactcattggcATGAGACATTGATATTTGATAgagataaaataatatatttaatattttatcttttaaagattatttttttatgaagtttatttaattttattaaaaaaattttaataactttGAAGCAAAATTCTAAATCTATCACAAAGATAACGTGTTAAAAAAAAGCCATGTGCATATGAAATATAAAGAGTAATTTATCTTAACAAATGACtggaattcaaataaaattatacattaCTTTTTACTGAAATTTGATTATACGTCTCTcctatttgaatttttgtaaattgaataagttaaaTTCAATTTGTACATACACACATAAATCGATTCATATAAATTCTGTTTATGCTCAAAAGCTAGaatttatataaatcgaattaaatcaatttaatttaaaagtgtaGAAAAAATAGTACTtcgcttttaaaaatttaggattttggtcatgaaaaattaaaagagcccaattcaatttataatagtaaattgaattaatccaatttgatttattaagattGGTCTATATTATTACCACTCTAATTCGATTTAGTCTTGTGATGGCTAATTATAGAAATTTAAATGGGTCCTTTAAATATTTAAAGGTATTGatcatattaaataatttaatatattaaagtatttaataaattttaattttttatatgaaaatattttagatactatttacatgtataaattaatttcaatatagttaatttttaacATATCAATAATATGAttgaaataattattatttaaactaaatTGAATTATCTCGATTAATTTTCTCTAAAAGTTTTCATTTTTGATAAGAATCTTGTTTCTTAATTAATAGTTATGTAGTGTAACATACAAGTCATTTTGGTTTACAAGTCATACAAGTTGGGTCAAACCCAACAAAAAGGACGCTCACCCATACGAGCGTGTTAACACGCGCGCTTCTCAATGGTTTCCATAGCGCGCTTCgtattcctcttcttcttcctccttttccttcttcttctcctttttctttgcatttcttctctttttcttcgcgtatttcatcttcatcgtcatttttttattagtgttgttgttgctgcatttttttcttccttctctttctattaattttgcaacattatgtatttttttctttgtttgattttttcctcccaagaagaattatgaaaatataaaataagaagatggagaaaaataagaagcagcagaagataaggagggaaaagagaaagagttttaaattatacagaacttatcagcacacatatacaaaaaattcttaaagaatATACTCAAATATCTTTGTATTACATCCAAaattgctgcaaatacagaaaaatgtttCCTTTAATActgcatttttcttctttttttcttatttctttctttcttttagttgaaccaatgtaagttcatcatctttcaagtaattttgtaccattatgtgtttcttcttttttttttaattcttattaaaagagt harbors:
- the LOC107471045 gene encoding uncharacterized protein LOC107471045 → MTDNSGLNLVAYTLTEEKSSNRPPLFNRKNYTYWKKRKKIFIQSVDYRLWKIIFEGRQFPTTTRADGVVSLKGEGSWTEEDRKKVELNAKAINLLNCTISFEEYRWVSRCTTAKEIWDKLQITHEGPTLVKKTRIDMLNREYEMFSMKEGEMIDELFERFNIIINGLDAMGITNPESVLMKRILKSLTKEWETKTIVISESSGLDSMTYDDLRGNLLAFEHTYLKKDTKKKGISLKSVTNPLDNKSSDNSSENDFILFAKKFRKMVKMKERNKGSNSRKKDLSKVICYKCKEAGHFKSNCPKLKKEEKPKEGRKKELMDSWKNLENDYDEDEESETKSQTCLMADHVEQVVFPNPDTEDLHLMIDHLSEKIRCFLRENQDLESQIAILKAENDFLKDKLREAETAVELVEENKQLQAQIKICEYHHSVTANLNYFEENKWLHKEIKRLKEDLTNFAQSSENLNKLLASQKPLYDKAGLGFHKFGKSVEKSSFTNMTSSSNDVRFQNSTSFVKTATHRFCRLCNRNGHFPIQCFFSERIIGDKVCLASKRKDNMWYMDSGCSKHMTGKATFFIKLDEYDRGFVTFGDNGKGKMVAIEKVGKSFSSFINDVLPVDGLKHNLLSISQLCDLGYEFIFRKLDCLVICEKSGKILFEAKRCNNVYGLTLKDLKDQNVTCFTSFESEKWLWHKKLGMQVTSPSLSRAWNVGFPSRPHEPFQITPQLSTRGPLRTVRYPTY